TAATGACGCTCACATGAATTCTCCAACAGGTAAAAATGGCCAAGTGGCACCAAACAACACAAGCAGAATGATCAGGAGAGCAATCGCGAGATTACCAACCGTTAGTTTCGACCAAAAGCCCCTTATACTGCCGACAGGGGCAGTATCTTCAGTATCTTTAGCCGCTAACGCTAAGTGCTTTTGGGTCAACTCATATTGCCCTTCACCATAGCCTAGCATCAACATTTTGTGGCAAAGAACATTGACCAAACGAGGAATACCCTTGCTCGTCTTAGTTAATTTTTGGCAAAGCTTGCTTGAAAATAATGCTGCACCTTTGTAGCCAGCAATGTTCAGGCGATGGCTAATATAATGCTCAACCTCTTCAGCCGTCATCGGCCTTAGCTGGTAAGAAAAAGTGATGCGCTGTCGCAACTGCCTAAAATGTTGCTCGGCTAAACGTGCATCCAGCTCTGGTTGCGCAAACATTACGACTTGCAGTAACTTTCGGCTTTCTGTTTCTAGATTAGTAAACAAACGCAACGCTTCCAGACTTTCTTCTGGCAACGCTTGGGCTTCATCAACAATTAGCACCACAGAGTGGCCTTTGCTATGCAATTCCAGCAGCCGAGTTTGAATACGCTGTGTTAGCAGCTGTACTGACATACGTTGTGCTTGTTTAACACCCAATTCAACCGCTACCGCTCGGCGCAATTCATCTGGGCTCAAATAGGGGTTTGGAATATAGGCAGTAACAAAATGATCAGGAATATCGTTGAGCAATTTACGACACAGTAAGGTTTTTCCAGTGCCTACCTCACCAATGACCTTCAGGAAGCCTTCGCCAGTTTTTAGCGCAGTAAGCAATACCGCAAGCGCCTCGTTATGCGGCGCTAGCCCAAGATAAAAGTTGGTATTAGGGGTTAGCGTAAAAGGTAACTCTCTTAACCCATAATGATAAAGGTACATTGCTCGCCAATTTACTATTTAGGTTAATGTTGGCAGCACACTGCCAACATTATTATTCGCTTTCAGGGAACCACTGCTTCAATAAGGCGCGTGCTTCTTGCAGCTGATCTTGCCAAGTATCTTGGCCAATCACTACAGGCTTGAGCATGATCACTAGCTCTTTCTTTTGAGTTGATTGCGATTTGCTCTTAAACAGCTCGCCCATCAGTGGAATATCGCCTAGTAATGGAGTTTTCGACTCTAAATCGACTTTTCGGGTTTCTATCAAGCCGCCAATGACAACGATTTCACCCGATTTAGCTCTGATAATTGTATCTGACTCACGAACACTGCTTTGTGCCAGCGGCAGTACAACATCTTCTTGGTTGATGGTCACTGTTTTTAACTGCTCTTGCGTCAAGGTCACCGACGGGTGAACATGCAAAATCACTTCGCCATTGGCATCAATTTGTGGGGTGACATCTAAAGCAATACCTGAGAAGAACGGTGTTAGGTCAATTTCTGGCGTAACCGTTGTTGATGTTCCCGTTGTCGTTGTGCTTGAGACATCGGTAACAAAATACTCATCTTCACCAACTTTAATCACCGCTTTTTGATTATTAGTCGCAGTAATTCTTGGGCTTGATAACACCTGCACATTACCTTGCGTTTGTAGAAGCTCAATAACCCCTGAAAAATCAGCATTTAAAAAGCTAATTGAAGTCGTGCCACCCAACGCTGACGAAATGGTATTACCAGCAATATTGCCTGTCGTTGAGAAGTTTAGATCTGTGCTTTCAACATGACTTAAGACATTGTCCCAGCGAATACCTTGTTGATAATCATCATTTAACGTCACTTCCATGATTTTCGCTTCAATGATGACTTGGCGACGCAAGTGTTTTTGCGTATCGTCGATAAACTTCTTAACTGATTTAATTTCGCCAGGAAACGCTCGCACAGTGACCAAACCTGCCTGCGGAGAAACAATAACAGAACGGCCATCTTCTGCGCCGACAAGTGATTCCAATGTATCTTTTAATTCTGTCCAAAAATCAGATTCGTTCTCAGTGTATAGGTTGATACCACTGCTGCCGTTTTGGTTGTTATTGCTTGAGCGGTTATTACTGTTATTGTTGCTACCGCTATTGTTGAAGCTACTGTTACTGTTGTTGCCACTGTCTGGATCGTTTTCAGAAACGCCACCAGAGTTAATACTGGTGCTAGACGTACCATAGCGTTTAACAAACAGGTAATTTAATGGGATCGTTTCAGTGCGCATACCCGCTGGGTACACCTGAATTACTTTGCCAAAACGCTTAATGTCGAAGCCATAAAGGTCTTGCAATACAATTAAGGCTTCATCAATAGTGACATCTTTAAGGTTCAACGTGATATTGCCAACGACTTCAGGATGCACCGCTGCGCTATAGTTTGAGTCTTCCACTAAAGCGGCAAAAAAGGCTTTAGCATCAACATCAACGGCAGCAATATCTAAACGTTTTTCGGCTAACAATGACGCTTTGGCATTGTTCATGGTTTGCTGCATTAATTCTTGCTGAACTGCATTTGGCAATTGAGTCAATGGCTTGCGTTTATCCGCAGCAGATTTATCAGCCATCGCTTTGTCGAGCTCTTGCTCAATAAATGTCGGTTTATCTGGTACCGAAGTACAGCCAGCTAAGGCAATTAATGAGCTTGTTACAAACAGATAAATGGGAGACTTTTTCATAATAACTTCTTTTATTTGTATGTCACGACAGAACGAGAAAACAACACTAACTCTTTGCTTTTATCTTCCGATTGAAGAACAACCTGTCGCTCACTAATATCGATAACCTGATAACCGTCAACTTGCTCGCCTAGGCTAACAAGTTGACCACTAATAATTGCTTTATGCTGCACTGCACTCCCACCTTGAGGCGAAGTACCTGCTGATGGCGAAATAATTGATTGCAAGACTAATTCGCCAGGCTTACGCGTCGCTGAGTCGACATTCGCTGATGCTAAACCTGCTACTAAAGGCCGAGTTGGATCGCTCGAAGCGTTAGCCACGGCGCAACTCGACGCAATGACTAGAGCAAGGCTGAGTTGGCTAAATACCTGCTTTTTACTCACTACTTTAAACACCAATAAATTCCCTTGCCGTACTCAAACTGTATAACGTTACCGACAGCTCATTGTTTGGGTATTCAGTCACTTTTAAATCAAACTCTTGCCAGAAAAACTTCCATTGCAATTGCTCAAGCTCGGCTAAATATGCCTGAAGCGCACTGTAACGTCCGGTTAATGTCAGCTTTATGCCGTGTCGATACAAGGCGACAGTGTCATCACTATTTCCAGCGGTTTGTTCAGCGCTACCTTCCGGCCCATTACCATCATTACCAGTAGCGTTTTCACCTGCTTGATTTAGCTCGTTTGCTTCGTCTTGAGCTTGATTGGCAATAAATAATTCACTTGGCGCAATCACTTCAAAAGAAGACAGTGACACACCAGGCTGCAACGACAATAACTCAACCAAAGCAATTCGCATTTGCACTGGGTTAATCAACTCGGACGTTAGCGTTAATAACTCTTCATCAATATTACTAAGTAAGGCTTTTTGCTGTTCAATTTCTTTGCTAACCGCCTCATTTGGGTCGGTAATCAGTGCTTCTTGATAAATATTGATCGATGCTTGTGCAGCATTAATTGAAATTTTTAGGTCTTTAATTCTCGCACTTTCTTGCTGTACTTTTTTGATATTAGGCTCTATTGCAAAGGTAAAGCCCAAGTACAAAATCAGAAATAAACCACCAAATAAGATAATGTTTTTTTCACGCTTAGTGAGCAGTAAAAACTTCTCTTGGTATTGAAGCCATTGTTCCATTATTCAGTCTCCTCAACCAAGTTGTCTGTTGAGCTCACCTGAAATGAAATAAGCTTGTCGTCAGATTCTATCAAACGCATTTGCTGAAATACCTGCCCAGACAATACTTGTGACTTTTCAAAATTGGCTAACCAACGCGGTACAGCACTCGCTTGACGCGCCATACCCGCAAAATAAAATTGACGCTCCTGAATATTAATATGAGTCAGGCTAATGTTAGGGTTATGTAATTGCGAAAGCTCAGCCATGGCAGACGCAAAACCCCCAATGTAAGAATACTCTGTATTGGTGAGGTGCCCATATAAATAGCGTTTGTTTCTAGTAAGCGCTTTTAAGCTCGCCAGTTCAGCGGTTAGTTGGCTGTCAGCTTTAGCGGAGATTTGTTGCGCCTTCAACTGCTCTAATTGATCATTAAGCTGCTGATTTTGCTCGTTTAGTATTGCCAACTCTTGCGCTGTTTTTGACTGTTGCCAATGGCTATAGCTAGCACCAGCAAACATCACAATTAGCGCCAGTCCCCAAATAGTAATAACCGTTGGTAAACTTAACCAAGGTTTCTTCGGCACTAACTCCGCTTGCAGCAAGTTGATTGATGACTTAATCATGAGTCACTTGCTCCTCGCTACTTGTTTGGCTCGATGCCAACTGGCTCGCGCCAATTGCCGCTGCATACATGGCTTTGTCTTGGTGCTGCTCAATAAAAACAAATGCCTTAACCGGCGTATTAGTATTTTCCGCCAGCTTAGTGACGATATAATTCTGCGTTTTGATCGGCAGAATCACTTGAATTTCTTTAATTGGTGCTTGCTTTAATTGGCGTTCAAAGTAGTCAGAGGAGCGCTGAATTTCAAGGCTTAACGAATCTATCGCACCAAACGAAAGCTCTTCCATGGTTTTACTTGCCAGTTGGGCGTAACCTCGAAGGCGTCGATGGAAGAAGATACGCCCATGCTTGACGATTAAAATCACCACTTCTTCATTTGGCTGCTGACAAACAAGCAATACGGCGTGCTCTTGAAATGGCACTAAGCTAGCAAACGCAAATTCTTCAGTGGAAATTGTCGTGAGCTCAACGATGCTACCCGACATTTTCTCAACAATTGCCTGTAACGCTGATTTAGTTGAAACCACAACGTTAATCTTTTCCGCACCACCTGATAGCGTTGGACCAGAGAAATAATCGAGGATCATTTCCTCTGGTGGGATAGTCACTAGGTCTTTGATCTGCCACTTTAACGCGCTAAGAATCTCATCAGTAGGTACATTCGGTTTGTCTACTTGCACGATTTGATATTGCGCGGGCGCCAAGACTAAATGACCTTCGGCACTTAACTTGCCTTCGATAGCAAATTGTTCAAGTGCTGCCAATTGATCGCCATTGGTTACAGGAAACTGATGGTAATGGTAATCGCCTTGATCGGTGGCATAACAAACTGCCAAGGCATCATGTCGAAATGCCAAGCCAACTTGGTGTGCGACTTTTTTGCCGCGAAACAGCTTAGAGAATTTAGAGGTTAACGACATCCAATGGTTCTTATTTTTTATTCCAGTATGGTACAGCTATACAGCTTCATTATCCCTTATTCCCTTTGATGCGCAAGTTTTTTAGCAACAAAAACAAGCTTTAAGTCACGTTTCTCTAGGCAGTAAATGAATCGCTTAGCAGCACCTAATACGGAGTCTATTTCACGCATTTTAGATATTGAGAATAAGTTACCCCACTTTACTTTCGATATCGTCACTTGAGACAATAGCTATACTTATGTTTCAACTTAGCTAAATAATTGGCTCAACAAGCGTCTAATTACTCGTCGTCTAGCCGCTCGTTTAGTCTGTTTAGCCCACCTATTATCACGAATGTCACCACTGCAAATCATCGAACACCCGCTATTTAGGGCACGTCAAATTGAGGTATATATCAAGCGCGATGACCTGATTCATCCAATTATCTCTGGTAATAAATGGCGTAAACTAAAGGGCAATTTGTCCTATGCCAAAGCAAAAGGGTTAAGAGGCATACTGAGTTTTGGTGGTGCTTATTCAAATCATTTGCATGCCCTAGCCTATGCCTGTCAGCAACAAGAATTAGCAGCAAAGGCAATTATTCGAGGGGAACCTGAATACCTGAGCAATTACACTTTGAGCTGGGCAACGCATTGGGGGCTAGAACCCATATTTGTCGATCGCCAAACCTATCGTCAACGAGAACAGGCTGAATATCTAGCTGCGCTCGCGGCACAATTTCCAGACCACTTAATTGTGCCAGAAGGCGGTAGTAATGAATTGGCATTATCTGGGCTCGCAGAGCTAGTGGACGAACTAAATCAGCAGATAAGCTATGACACTTTAATGTTACCCGTTGGCAGCGGCGGTACCATCGCAGGTATTATCTACGCTGATCAGTGCCAACATCAAATTCTCGGGGTTGCAGTACTCAAACAAGCCGAATATTTACGTAACAATATCAATCAACTACTCCCAACTAGTCAAAATCAAACGGCTAAGACTTTCAATAGTTGGCAGCTACTAACCGAATTTCATCGCGGTGGTTATGGAAAATTTAGTGACCAAGATTGCTTGCGTTTAACTGAGTTTATCGCAGCAACGGGCGTTCCATTTGAGCCAATCTACTCAGGGAAAATGGTACTAGCGTTACTGGACTTAATAGCACAAGGGCACTTTCCAGCAGGCCACAAAATTGTATTACTGCACACCGGCGGACTACAAGGCCTTGGCGGCCAGATAGAACGAGGATTACTACCAAACGAATTTATTAAGGTAGTACAATCGCATTTGCCATCTGCGCCACAGGTTCAGTAAAGAAGTGCCCTTGGCCGCCAGTTACACCAAGATGAACTAAGGTTCGCCACTCTTCCTTGCTCTCAACACCCAGCGCATAAATTTTTACGCCATATTGCAAGCAGCGTGCTTTTAAACTTTGAATGAAAACCTGATTTTCCATTTTCTCGTGCACTAGATATACAATACTGCGATGCAACTTAATGTAACTGATTGGGCAGTCTCTTAAGTAATCAGTACTCACCACATATTGCCCTACTTTATCAGCCAGTATTTTTACGCCCAGCTCATCTAAAAGCCCCACGACTGGTGCTAATTTATTTAGATGCGTGACTAAATGATATTCACTAATTTCAATAATTAGCCGATTGGCAATGTCAGGTACCTGCGCCAATTTAATAAACATTGCTTCGATAAATTGTTCGTCAAGTAAGGCATCTATCGATAGGTTCAAACTGCATGCATCGGGCTGTTTACTTTCGTATTGCAATAAACGGCACACTTGCTCAAATACCAACAGATCGATTTTGGCACTTAAGCCACACTTTTGCGCCATAGGTAGGAAAACGCGTGCACTGGTTAATTGCCCTTGGCTATCACGCACTTTTGACAAAACTTCGTGATGCAGAATTTGATCGCTTTGGCTTGCTATTACAGGTTGAAAGAAGATAACAAACGCATTTTTCTCAATGGCCCGCTCTAAAAATGTACGCCACTTTAGCGAGCCTTTCGCTGTTTCCGCTGCAACTTCTCCTGTGTCATACATAAACCATTGCGACGGGCCTTGCAGCTGTGCATTACGCAATGCCATATCCGCTTCAGCCATCACTTTGTAGGCTTGATTTTCGCCCGCAAAACAAACAACGCCCATATGAACAAACTCTTCTTGAGCAACACCAATCGGTAATGGCACTTGGCTAATACTCGCGAGTACGCGATTAGCAAGCTTTTCTGCTTCATCTGCGTAAAAACCCGGTAGCAACAGAGCCAGTTCAGCTTCATTCGGGCGTGCAATAAAATAGTTATTAAAGTTAACAAGGCGTTTTTGAATCAAGCCAATAGCTTGTTCAACAATATCCAGTGCTTGCTGCGCACCATAAGCTGCTTGAACCGTATCGAAATCTTTAAAACAAACTAGCATGACACAGCCCCTTGAATCTTCTTCTTTGAGCAGTGCATCTAGGCGATTGTTAAAGAATTCTCGGTTACCAACCCCTGTTTCAGGCTCTAATAAAAGTCTTTCACGAATTTGTAGCTCTGCCTGACCTTGACTCGCTTTTGCTTCTTGCAGTTTCTGTAAAAGCTCTGCAATTGACTCACTGATCGGCTCTTTCGCTTGGATTGGCTGATATTTACCATGAATACGTGACAAGGCAACCCAATTCTCCAAGGCGCGAATCGGGTCAAAAGATAAAGTGAGTGTTTTTGATAAGCTGCCACGAATTGCGAGTACAAAGGCAACAAAAACGATATTAAATGCAATAAAGAGCCACGAACTAACGAGTAGATATACTGGATGGATAAAAACCAAGGTTAAGGTGTCGTTGCTCACCTCTCTTAACAAGGTGAAATCAGATGAAGACAACTGCTCGTGATAAAGCGGTAAACCCGACTCAATATTAAAGATTTCGACCAGAGAAGCAGGATACCATTGATTAGTCGCCTGCATTATTGCTTCAGCTTGCTGATTTTGTTCGAACCAAATTGCACCCAGCGCAAAAGCAACGCTTGCCAAATAAAGTAGCAAAGCCCCAAGTTCAAACCGTTTAATAACCGCTTTTAATGTATGCTGGAAAATATGCGGCACAGCAGCCTCTGACAAAATTAACTCCGTTTAATAAGTTATAGTATTGATATTTAACTCGGTACAGGTTTTCCCTACCAATTGGTATAACGACCGAGGTATTCGCCAATTAATTCAGCTTATTTATATCTTTGTCTTTACCTATAGGCATAAAAAAACACCATGGCCGAGGCACATGGTGTTTTGCTATTAACGTCTAATTGTTATCAGAAAAGCAATTATGCTTGAGCGATTACAACAACTTTAACGTTAACGTCTACATCTGTGTGTAAGTGAAGTGCGATTTCGAATTCGCCAGTTTCACGGATTGAACCGTGAGGCATGCGAACTTCTGATTTAACAACTTCAACACCAGCTTCAGTGATAGCATCAGCAATATCTTTAGTACCGATAGAGCCGAATAGCTTGCCTTCGTCACCAGCTTTAGAAGCGATAGTCACTTCTGCAAGCTCAGTTACTTTAGCAGCACGTGCTTCAGCAGCAGCTAAAGCTTCAGCTAGTTGCTTTTCTAAGTCTGCACGACGAGCTTCAAAGTGCTCAACGTTAGCTTTAGAAGCGAATACAGCTTTACCTTTTGGTAGTAAGTAGTTACGTGCGTAACCAGACTTTACCGTCACCTTGTCACCAAGGCCGCCTAACTTGGCGATTTTGTCTAGAAGGATAACTTCCATCTTAATGCCCCTTTAGGTTACTTGTGTAAATCAGTGTATGGTAATAGTGCTAAGTAACGTGCACGCTTGATAGCAGTAGCTAGTTGGCGTTGGTATTTAGCGCTTGTACCAGTGATACGGCTAGGTACGATTTTACCACTTTCAGTGATGTAGTTTTTTAGTGTTGCGATATCTTTGTAATCGATTTGCGCAGCACCTTCCGCTGAGAAGCGGCAGAACTTACGACGTCTAAAAAAACGTGACATGGGATTTCTCCTAATCATTGATGTTATTTACTGAGCAAACACTCAATTAAACAATCATCGAATCAAATCATTTCAATCTGTTGAGCATGCAAGGCAAGTACTGGATTTCCGGTTCTTGACTCATGACGGTTAATAAAACCTGTCACTTGAATTTGCATGCCCTCAATTAATTCACTTGCTAATCGTTGTGACCATTCGCCTGTTGCGACCACTTTCATTCTAACGAATGCTTGTCGGTTTAAGCCATCTTCAACCTGAATTGAACGATGTTCGATACTAAACTGACAGTGGTGAACCCCCGCAGGGCTAGTTGATAATTTCAGTGGGCTTGCCACATTACCAACAAGAACGAAGCTGTTAGTCACGGATTACTAATTATTCAGCAGCAGCTTCTTCTTTCTTAGGAGCTTCAGCTGGCTTTTCAGTAACCTCTTTCTTAGCTTCGCGACGGTCATCTTTAGCAGTCGCCATAGGAGATGCTTCAGTTACCGCGCCTTTAGTGCGCATGATCATGTTACGTAGAACTACGTCGTTGTAACGGAAAGAAGTTTCTAATTCATCAATAACTGCCTGAGGCGCTTCAACGTTCATTAAAACGTAGTGTGCCTTGTGTAGTTTGTTGATTGGGTAAGCTAATTGACGACGACCCCAGTCTTCAAGACGTGTGATTGAGCCTTCAGCAGCTGTGATCATGTCTGAGTAACGCTGGATCATGCCAGGTACTTGTTCACTCTGATCAGGGTGAACCATAAATACGATTTCGTAATGACGCATTACGAGCTCCTTAC
The nucleotide sequence above comes from Thalassotalea euphylliae. Encoded proteins:
- a CDS encoding ExeA family protein; translation: MYLYHYGLRELPFTLTPNTNFYLGLAPHNEALAVLLTALKTGEGFLKVIGEVGTGKTLLCRKLLNDIPDHFVTAYIPNPYLSPDELRRAVAVELGVKQAQRMSVQLLTQRIQTRLLELHSKGHSVVLIVDEAQALPEESLEALRLFTNLETESRKLLQVVMFAQPELDARLAEQHFRQLRQRITFSYQLRPMTAEEVEHYISHRLNIAGYKGAALFSSKLCQKLTKTSKGIPRLVNVLCHKMLMLGYGEGQYELTQKHLALAAKDTEDTAPVGSIRGFWSKLTVGNLAIALLIILLVLFGATWPFLPVGEFM
- the mshL gene encoding pilus (MSHA type) biogenesis protein MshL, with amino-acid sequence MKKSPIYLFVTSSLIALAGCTSVPDKPTFIEQELDKAMADKSAADKRKPLTQLPNAVQQELMQQTMNNAKASLLAEKRLDIAAVDVDAKAFFAALVEDSNYSAAVHPEVVGNITLNLKDVTIDEALIVLQDLYGFDIKRFGKVIQVYPAGMRTETIPLNYLFVKRYGTSSTSINSGGVSENDPDSGNNSNSSFNNSGSNNNSNNRSSNNNQNGSSGINLYTENESDFWTELKDTLESLVGAEDGRSVIVSPQAGLVTVRAFPGEIKSVKKFIDDTQKHLRRQVIIEAKIMEVTLNDDYQQGIRWDNVLSHVESTDLNFSTTGNIAGNTISSALGGTTSISFLNADFSGVIELLQTQGNVQVLSSPRITATNNQKAVIKVGEDEYFVTDVSSTTTTGTSTTVTPEIDLTPFFSGIALDVTPQIDANGEVILHVHPSVTLTQEQLKTVTINQEDVVLPLAQSSVRESDTIIRAKSGEIVVIGGLIETRKVDLESKTPLLGDIPLMGELFKSKSQSTQKKELVIMLKPVVIGQDTWQDQLQEARALLKQWFPESE
- a CDS encoding PilN domain-containing protein, with the translated sequence MIKSSINLLQAELVPKKPWLSLPTVITIWGLALIVMFAGASYSHWQQSKTAQELAILNEQNQQLNDQLEQLKAQQISAKADSQLTAELASLKALTRNKRYLYGHLTNTEYSYIGGFASAMAELSQLHNPNISLTHINIQERQFYFAGMARQASAVPRWLANFEKSQVLSGQVFQQMRLIESDDKLISFQVSSTDNLVEETE
- a CDS encoding 1-aminocyclopropane-1-carboxylate deaminase/D-cysteine desulfhydrase; protein product: MSPLQIIEHPLFRARQIEVYIKRDDLIHPIISGNKWRKLKGNLSYAKAKGLRGILSFGGAYSNHLHALAYACQQQELAAKAIIRGEPEYLSNYTLSWATHWGLEPIFVDRQTYRQREQAEYLAALAAQFPDHLIVPEGGSNELALSGLAELVDELNQQISYDTLMLPVGSGGTIAGIIYADQCQHQILGVAVLKQAEYLRNNINQLLPTSQNQTAKTFNSWQLLTEFHRGGYGKFSDQDCLRLTEFIAATGVPFEPIYSGKMVLALLDLIAQGHFPAGHKIVLLHTGGLQGLGGQIERGLLPNEFIKVVQSHLPSAPQVQ
- a CDS encoding EAL domain-containing protein yields the protein MSEAAVPHIFQHTLKAVIKRFELGALLLYLASVAFALGAIWFEQNQQAEAIMQATNQWYPASLVEIFNIESGLPLYHEQLSSSDFTLLREVSNDTLTLVFIHPVYLLVSSWLFIAFNIVFVAFVLAIRGSLSKTLTLSFDPIRALENWVALSRIHGKYQPIQAKEPISESIAELLQKLQEAKASQGQAELQIRERLLLEPETGVGNREFFNNRLDALLKEEDSRGCVMLVCFKDFDTVQAAYGAQQALDIVEQAIGLIQKRLVNFNNYFIARPNEAELALLLPGFYADEAEKLANRVLASISQVPLPIGVAQEEFVHMGVVCFAGENQAYKVMAEADMALRNAQLQGPSQWFMYDTGEVAAETAKGSLKWRTFLERAIEKNAFVIFFQPVIASQSDQILHHEVLSKVRDSQGQLTSARVFLPMAQKCGLSAKIDLLVFEQVCRLLQYESKQPDACSLNLSIDALLDEQFIEAMFIKLAQVPDIANRLIIEISEYHLVTHLNKLAPVVGLLDELGVKILADKVGQYVVSTDYLRDCPISYIKLHRSIVYLVHEKMENQVFIQSLKARCLQYGVKIYALGVESKEEWRTLVHLGVTGGQGHFFTEPVAQMANAIVLP
- the rplI gene encoding 50S ribosomal protein L9, with the translated sequence MEVILLDKIAKLGGLGDKVTVKSGYARNYLLPKGKAVFASKANVEHFEARRADLEKQLAEALAAAEARAAKVTELAEVTIASKAGDEGKLFGSIGTKDIADAITEAGVEVVKSEVRMPHGSIRETGEFEIALHLHTDVDVNVKVVVIAQA
- the rpsR gene encoding 30S ribosomal protein S18, translating into MSRFFRRRKFCRFSAEGAAQIDYKDIATLKNYITESGKIVPSRITGTSAKYQRQLATAIKRARYLALLPYTDLHK
- the priB gene encoding primosomal replication protein N, giving the protein MTNSFVLVGNVASPLKLSTSPAGVHHCQFSIEHRSIQVEDGLNRQAFVRMKVVATGEWSQRLASELIEGMQIQVTGFINRHESRTGNPVLALHAQQIEMI
- the rpsF gene encoding 30S ribosomal protein S6, with the translated sequence MRHYEIVFMVHPDQSEQVPGMIQRYSDMITAAEGSITRLEDWGRRQLAYPINKLHKAHYVLMNVEAPQAVIDELETSFRYNDVVLRNMIMRTKGAVTEASPMATAKDDRREAKKEVTEKPAEAPKKEEAAAE